The nucleotide sequence TGGCCTTGGGAGACGGTTCCCAGCGCGCTTGCAAAGTCGAGCTTTCACTGAACTACGGTTTTGATAACGCTACGCTGGGTGCATTGGTTGGCCCCGTGTTCGACAAGATCGCCGCAAACATGGTGGATGCGTTTGTGAAGCGTGCGCAACAGATGTATGGAACTTGATCGTTTACTACATGTCACCGTGGTGTACGCGCCGCATGCGCGCCAAGCACGCGAGCATTTGATTGAGGTGAAGTCTGGCAGCACCGTGGCGCAGTGCTTGTCGGCCAGTGGTTCGCTCACTGGCATGACAGCTGACGATTTACTGCAATTGCGGGTCGGCGTATGGGGAAGAAAATGTTCCCTTGCACATATCGTGCGAGATGGGGATCGCGTGGAGCTTTACCGCGCCTTGCGGGTCGACCCCAAGGTCGCGCGTCGCGAGCGATTCAATCGCCAAGGCGCTAAAGCAGCGGGTTTGTTTGCGACCCGCCGCGCTGGCGCCAAAGCGGGCTACTGACGCCAGTTACTTGCAGTTGGCTTCCATGGCTGCCTGCACGGTTTTTAGCTCGGTGGCACGCGCGGCGTCATCCAGAACTTCTCTTTCACCATTGGCCGCCGTGCGGGAAATGCGAATGCCAGAGTCCAATGTGGCTTTGGCCTGTTTGGCTCGGGCGCAGCTTTCAATCTTCGCTTTGGCAAGGCGCTCTTCGTCAGCCTTGCGTTTGGCGGCTTCTGCGTCGGCTGCTTGCTTTTTCTTGGCTTCTAGTGCTTTGTCTACGCCTGCATCTTTGGGAGCAACCGGTGCGGCTGTTCCAGATGCACCTTGAGCTGCGGCTTCACTAGGGGCAGGCGCAGCGTCTGCGCTGAGTGGGGGTGCTGTAGCCGCAGCGCCAGAGGGGCGCTTGAGAATGCTCTTCTCCGCCACGTCAGGCGGTGGGGCTCGGTCACTGAACACTTTGCGGCCATCTTTGTCTACCCATTGCCACTGGGCGTAGACGGTCAAGCTACCCATGGATAAGGCGACCATGAAAAGTAAGTGCGTCGGTTTCATGCGTGAAGTGTAGCCGCCTGATGGAACTTCACGTGAAGGCCGCGTGTCGTCCAAGGGTACAATCTGCCATTTGGAGCTAAGAACATGCGCCTGATCGGCAAAGCGCTCACCTTCGACGACGTCTTGTTGGTGCCAGCGTACTCCCAAGTCCTTCCTAAGGACACCTCTCTCGCCACCCGTTTTACCCGCAACATCGCTCTTAACCTGCCCTTGGTCTCAGCCGCCATGGATACGGTGACCGAAGCGCGCTTGGCCATTGCCATTGCCCAAGAAGGGGGCATTGGCATTGTTCACAAGAACATGTCGGCGCAGGAGCAGGCGGCGCAAGTTTCCAAAGTCAAGCGCTATGAATCGGGCGTATTGCGTGACCCCGTGGTCATTACACCGAACCACACGGTGCGCCAGGTCATGGCCTTGTCTGATCAGCTGGGCGTCTCGGGCTTCCCGGTGGTGGATGGCGGCAAAGTGGTCGGAATCGTGACCGGTCGTGACTTGCGGTTTGAAACCCGCTACGACCTGCCGGTGAGCAACATCATGACCAAGCGCGATAAGCTGGTCACCGTGCCGGACGGCACCACATTGGCCCAAGCCAAGGTCTTACTCAACCAACACAAAATTGAACGCCTTTTGGTGGTGAACGACGCGTTTGAGCTCAAGGGCTTGATCACGGTGAAAGACATCACCAAACAAACCAGCTTTCCCAACGCTGCACGCGACGCCCAAGGCAAGTTGCGTGTGGGTGCGGCCGTTGGCGTGGGTGACGGCACTGAAGAGCGTGTAGAGGCCTTGGCCCGCGCTGGCGTGGATGCCATCGTGGTCGACACAGCGCATGGGCACAGCAAAGGCGTGATCGATCGTGTGCGTTGGGTCAAACAAAACTACCCCCACATTGATGTCATTGGTGGCAACATCGCCACGGGCGCTGCCGCTTTAGCCTTGGTTGAGGCTGGTGCAGACGCGGTGAAGGTCGGTATTGGCCCAGGCTCCATCTGTACAACCCGTATCGTGGCGGGTGTGGGCGTTCCCCAAATCATGGCCATTGATAGCGTGGCTACTGCGCTCAAAGGGACAGGCGTTCCTTTGATTGCCGACGGCGGTATTCGCTACAGCGGTGACATTTCTAAAGCCATCGCTGCTGGAGCCAGCACCGTGATGATGGGTGGCATGTTTGCCGGCACGGAAGAAGCGCCAGGCGAAGTCATTTTGTTCCAAGGCCGCAGCTACAAGAGCTACCGTGGTATGGGCAGCATTGGTGCCATGCAGCAAGGCAGCGCAGACCGTTACTTCCAAGAGTCCAGCACCGGCAACCCCAATGCAGACAAGCTGGTGCCAGAAGGCATTGAAGGCCGTGTGCCTTACAAAGGCTCCATGGTCGCCATCGTGTACCAAATGGCCGGTGGCGTGCGTGCGAGCATGGGCTACTGCGGAGCGGCCACCATCGAAGACATGCAAAACCATGCTGAGTTTGTGGAAATCACCACTGCCGGCATCCGTGAAAGCCATGTCCACGACGTGCAAATCACCAAAGAAGCGCCCAATTACCGCGCGGATTGAGTCACTAAAGACTTTTAAGGCGTCTGGCAGCAGACGCCTTTTTTACTTTTAACCCTTGCTCTTACCTCGTTTGCCATGCACCAAAAAATTCTGATTCTTGATTTCGGCTCTCAAGTGACCCAACTGATCGCACGCCGCGTGCGCGAGGCCCATGTGTTTTGCGAAGTGCACCCTTGCGATGTATCGGAAGAGTGGATTCGGGACTACGCGCGCGACGGAAACCTCAAAGGCATCATCTTGTCTGGTAGCCATGCCAGTGTGTACGAAGAGACCACAGACAAGGCTCCACAAGTCATTTTTGAGCTTGGTCTGCCTGTTTTAGGCATTTGCTACGGCATGCAAGCCATGGCGCACCAGTTGGGCGGTTTGGTGCAGGGCGGCCACAAACGCGAGTTTGGTCACGCAGATGTTCGGGCACATGGCCATACGCGCTTGCTGGAAGGCATTCAAGACTACGCTACGCCAGAAGGCTACGGCATGTTGCAAGTGTGGATGAGCCATGGCGACAAGGTCACCGAGCTGCCACCCGGCTTCAAGCTTATGGCTTCGACCGACAGTTGCCCCATTGCCGCCATGGCAGACGAAGAGCGCCGTTTTTATGCGGTGCAGTTTCACCCGGAAGTGACCCACACCAAGCGCGGCGCAGCGATCTTAGAGCGCTTTGTGTTGGAGATTTGCGAGACGCGCGCTGACTGGATCATGGGCGACTACATCAGCGAAGCGGTGGAGAAAATCCGCGCGCAAGTGGGCTCTGAAGAAGTCATCTTGGGCTTGTCGGGCGGGGTGGACTCCTCTGTGGCGGCCGCATTGATTCACCGTGCCATTGGCGACCAACTCACCTGCGTTTTTGTCGACCACGGCTTGTTGCGTTTGAATGAAGGCGACATGGTGATGGACATGTTTGTGGGCAAGTTGCACGCCAAAGTGATTCGCGTGGATGCTGCTGACCAGTTCTTGGGTCACTTGGCTGGAGTGTCTGACCCGGAAGCCAAGCGCAAAATCATTGGCCGTGAGTTCGTGGAAGTGTTCAAGGCCGAAGCCGCCAAGCTCAAAGGCGAAGGGGCCAAAGGCGCCAAATGGCTGGCCCAAGGCACGATTTACCCTGACGTGATTGAGTCTGGCGGAGCGAAGAGCAAAAAGGCCGTGACCATCAAGAGCCACCACAACGTGGGCGGCTTGCCTGAGCAGCTTGGCTTGAAGCTCTTGGAGCCATTGCGCGAATTGTTCAAGGACGAAGTGCGCGAGCTGGGCGTGGCGCTGGGCTTGCCTTACCACATGGTGTATCGCCACCCCTTCCCAGGGCCAGGCTTGGGTGTGCGGATCTTGGGCGAGGTAAAAAAAGTGTATGCAGATTTGCTGCGCCGTGCCGATGCCATCTTTATTGAAGAATTGCGCA is from Rhodoferax aquaticus and encodes:
- a CDS encoding RnfH family protein is translated as MELDRLLHVTVVYAPHARQAREHLIEVKSGSTVAQCLSASGSLTGMTADDLLQLRVGVWGRKCSLAHIVRDGDRVELYRALRVDPKVARRERFNRQGAKAAGLFATRRAGAKAGY
- a CDS encoding DUF4124 domain-containing protein, which encodes MVALSMGSLTVYAQWQWVDKDGRKVFSDRAPPPDVAEKSILKRPSGAAATAPPLSADAAPAPSEAAAQGASGTAAPVAPKDAGVDKALEAKKKQAADAEAAKRKADEERLAKAKIESCARAKQAKATLDSGIRISRTAANGEREVLDDAARATELKTVQAAMEANCK
- the guaB gene encoding IMP dehydrogenase, producing the protein MRLIGKALTFDDVLLVPAYSQVLPKDTSLATRFTRNIALNLPLVSAAMDTVTEARLAIAIAQEGGIGIVHKNMSAQEQAAQVSKVKRYESGVLRDPVVITPNHTVRQVMALSDQLGVSGFPVVDGGKVVGIVTGRDLRFETRYDLPVSNIMTKRDKLVTVPDGTTLAQAKVLLNQHKIERLLVVNDAFELKGLITVKDITKQTSFPNAARDAQGKLRVGAAVGVGDGTEERVEALARAGVDAIVVDTAHGHSKGVIDRVRWVKQNYPHIDVIGGNIATGAAALALVEAGADAVKVGIGPGSICTTRIVAGVGVPQIMAIDSVATALKGTGVPLIADGGIRYSGDISKAIAAGASTVMMGGMFAGTEEAPGEVILFQGRSYKSYRGMGSIGAMQQGSADRYFQESSTGNPNADKLVPEGIEGRVPYKGSMVAIVYQMAGGVRASMGYCGAATIEDMQNHAEFVEITTAGIRESHVHDVQITKEAPNYRAD
- the guaA gene encoding glutamine-hydrolyzing GMP synthase: MHQKILILDFGSQVTQLIARRVREAHVFCEVHPCDVSEEWIRDYARDGNLKGIILSGSHASVYEETTDKAPQVIFELGLPVLGICYGMQAMAHQLGGLVQGGHKREFGHADVRAHGHTRLLEGIQDYATPEGYGMLQVWMSHGDKVTELPPGFKLMASTDSCPIAAMADEERRFYAVQFHPEVTHTKRGAAILERFVLEICETRADWIMGDYISEAVEKIRAQVGSEEVILGLSGGVDSSVAAALIHRAIGDQLTCVFVDHGLLRLNEGDMVMDMFVGKLHAKVIRVDAADQFLGHLAGVSDPEAKRKIIGREFVEVFKAEAAKLKGEGAKGAKWLAQGTIYPDVIESGGAKSKKAVTIKSHHNVGGLPEQLGLKLLEPLRELFKDEVRELGVALGLPYHMVYRHPFPGPGLGVRILGEVKKVYADLLRRADAIFIEELRNFIDPETGKSWYDLTSQAFTVFLPVKSVGVMGDGRTYDYVVALRAVQTSDFMTADWAELPYALLKKVSGRIINEVRGINRVTYDVSSKPPATIEWE